In the Leptospiraceae bacterium genome, one interval contains:
- a CDS encoding DUF1577 domain-containing protein: MAIGRTDSMQELITLMEGIYGETIIGSDINLIKHLFYYLKNEMVEFSFEYEEKFLAAIVEEIHNTSVALNVLGFEEGKTRRARIRFEVFNVLYNFEVMINDIKNEIVSITIPTELQSAQQRKNKRVSCDDLFMNFIILFRSLRGGMRDAGEAISAESKFPHLMREVKEDSPNLRLINLMMVDYIHKVSSEYEILFFKDKKENPLIKKILLDSKKSVYVHDCWSIDSYINKMNNPLLTNYHSEYLSLLEEIGEENAGVFFQELVKKESREFLVSYIVSPIYLFEELTGYLKVFTTAMDKYTITEQQALYFHELSELISYAFTKIAIKEERFNKLNTSTKIVDISIGGLLFEIEDETLFRYLRKHNKIKMFIPIGELTLNINGEIVRYLTKGDNVFHLGVNFFSSNPDDLKNLENYLYEKKRGILSE; the protein is encoded by the coding sequence ATGGCGATTGGAAGAACAGATTCGATGCAGGAACTCATCACCCTCATGGAAGGGATCTACGGTGAGACTATAATCGGATCAGACATAAATTTGATCAAGCACCTCTTTTATTATCTAAAAAATGAAATGGTGGAGTTTAGCTTTGAGTATGAAGAAAAATTTCTCGCTGCCATAGTAGAAGAAATTCACAACACCTCAGTCGCATTGAATGTTCTTGGATTTGAAGAAGGTAAAACTCGTAGAGCAAGAATTCGATTTGAAGTGTTTAATGTATTGTACAACTTTGAAGTAATGATAAATGACATTAAAAACGAAATTGTGTCTATCACTATTCCTACCGAATTGCAATCTGCACAGCAAAGAAAAAATAAAAGAGTTTCGTGTGATGATTTGTTTATGAACTTTATTATTTTATTCAGATCGCTTCGAGGCGGGATGAGAGATGCGGGAGAGGCTATTTCTGCCGAAAGCAAATTTCCCCATCTTATGAGAGAAGTGAAAGAAGATTCTCCCAACCTTCGATTGATTAATTTAATGATGGTTGACTATATTCATAAAGTTTCTTCAGAATACGAAATTCTATTTTTCAAAGATAAAAAAGAAAACCCTCTTATCAAAAAAATACTATTGGATTCTAAAAAATCGGTTTATGTTCACGATTGCTGGTCGATAGACAGCTATATTAACAAAATGAATAATCCTCTATTAACAAACTATCACTCCGAATACTTAAGTCTCTTAGAAGAGATAGGAGAAGAAAATGCGGGAGTATTTTTCCAAGAATTAGTTAAAAAAGAAAGTAGAGAATTTTTAGTGTCCTATATTGTCTCTCCGATTTATTTATTTGAAGAGTTGACCGGGTATTTAAAAGTTTTTACAACGGCTATGGATAAATATACGATCACCGAGCAACAAGCACTCTATTTCCATGAACTATCTGAATTGATTAGTTACGCTTTTACAAAAATTGCAATTAAGGAAGAACGATTTAACAAACTAAACACAAGTACAAAAATTGTTGATATTAGTATAGGAGGACTTCTTTTTGAAATTGAAGATGAAACTCTATTTAGGTATTTACGCAAGCATAATAAGATAAAAATGTTTATTCCTATTGGAGAATTGACTCTGAATATAAATGGAGAAATCGTAAGGTATTTGACAAAGGGAGATAACGTATTTCATCTTGGAGTGAATTTTTTTTCTTCAAATCCCGACGATCTGAAAAATTTAGAAAATTATCTATATGAGAAAAAACGCGGAATCTTATCAGAATGA
- a CDS encoding tetratricopeptide repeat protein, producing the protein MRKAFILFLCTIFPIFSISKKDYTIYAFWDKATQVSTKMKVIGETVSIEKAAVFETKADSSLNVDTRPDVVTVNVHSNPGIRIGQTLYLIEKDSDHNAIKDGNIVGQIEVKSIFKTTFFGLQLRGEGYLRLIEGRLVFVAMPVESGNQELAILKKKEGDYFVAIGDKANAIKTYKKAISIDPIYPEAHFALGKLHLQGGEGYISAGFEFSLAYKNIDKFRDNHEKFLFLSQYMSYLLYKFKTEKGLYLKDIELCYNLEKLANEILPNDFDILLNSAETNFLHYRFLESGQKNPETISVIMEKMQRTEDLLEKAKKLRYQNSNLQRLLVLAYYEKLKYLKGKVILTYDMKKDSDTLKQNIANHGNDYLTFLSKKKNADKEVLSAIELSKSF; encoded by the coding sequence ATGAGAAAAGCCTTTATCCTATTTTTATGTACAATCTTCCCAATCTTTTCTATTTCTAAAAAAGATTACACTATCTACGCTTTTTGGGATAAAGCAACTCAAGTCTCCACAAAAATGAAAGTCATCGGAGAAACGGTAAGCATAGAAAAAGCTGCCGTTTTTGAAACTAAGGCAGACAGCTCTTTGAATGTAGATACAAGGCCGGATGTAGTTACAGTCAATGTACACTCAAATCCAGGAATCAGAATCGGTCAAACATTGTATCTGATTGAAAAAGATTCAGATCACAATGCGATCAAAGACGGAAATATTGTTGGTCAAATAGAAGTGAAATCTATTTTTAAGACAACTTTTTTTGGTCTGCAATTAAGAGGAGAAGGATACCTAAGATTGATCGAAGGAAGGTTGGTATTTGTTGCCATGCCTGTTGAATCAGGAAATCAAGAACTTGCAATTTTAAAGAAAAAAGAAGGGGACTATTTTGTTGCGATAGGCGACAAAGCCAATGCAATCAAAACATACAAAAAAGCAATTTCTATAGATCCGATTTATCCTGAAGCACATTTCGCATTAGGGAAACTTCATTTACAAGGAGGAGAAGGATATATTTCAGCAGGATTTGAATTTTCCTTAGCTTACAAGAACATAGATAAATTTAGAGACAATCACGAGAAGTTTCTATTTCTTTCACAATACATGAGCTACCTTTTATACAAATTCAAAACTGAAAAAGGTTTATATTTGAAAGATATAGAGCTTTGTTATAATTTAGAAAAACTGGCTAATGAAATCTTGCCGAATGACTTTGATATTTTATTAAATAGCGCAGAGACAAATTTCCTGCACTATAGATTTTTAGAGTCAGGACAAAAAAATCCTGAAACAATATCCGTTATTATGGAAAAAATGCAAAGAACAGAAGACCTTCTCGAAAAAGCAAAAAAACTTCGATACCAAAATTCTAACCTTCAAAGACTACTTGTTCTTGCCTATTACGAAAAATTAAAATATTTGAAAGGGAAAGTTATCCTTACTTACGATATGAAAAAAGATAGTGATACTCTAAAACAAAATATTGCAAATCATGGAAATGACTACCTTACATTTCTATCTAAGAAAAAAAATGCAGACAAAGAAGTTTTATCTGCAATAGAACTATCAAAATCATTCTGA
- a CDS encoding FAD-dependent oxidoreductase translates to MSQQTIVILGGSSSGPTAAAKVREFDEKSRIIIVEKTNKIDFFQSGISYFFSGEVNSIEDFQSERADFFRTAYNIEIKTETEVVKIDPKKKEIILRGKYEGTLGYDSLIYALGAESSVPDKLISKPMNFISFRTASDLQTIQKYILENKKKVAIIGAGSFGLEATDGLIRAGLEISLIEKRNNVFPSASQIASKMIENEIKSKCKIYKSAEITGFYIENEKIVSIKLKSGDSISVDFVISAMGVKPNTKLLSSVGAKVTKEGALILNSSGKTNLPGVYGCGACCAVSHVVYRKKEWMPQASISDKLAQIVGANVVGGKFVMNPVTNSLLLRIGNLVYGRAGVIYTPNQKIASTIVFAPPIENFISGAKDIFVQIVWEKKSGVVIGAEIVGESGVDKRLDTIVMAISNRTTIQKLSTIDLGYAPPFSPARDPINVAGTVALYEKKNLVKTIGSASLAKNLSKYFIVDLSKKNAFASSSIPNSTKIPLEELRGRITDIPKNKPIVTVSETGRRGYLGYRVLVQSGYRDVVNLSGGLRAYNLSL, encoded by the coding sequence ATGAGTCAACAAACTATTGTAATATTAGGTGGATCGTCTTCGGGACCTACTGCAGCTGCCAAAGTAAGAGAATTTGATGAGAAGTCTCGAATCATAATTGTAGAGAAAACAAATAAGATTGATTTTTTTCAGAGTGGGATTTCTTATTTTTTTAGTGGAGAGGTAAACTCGATTGAGGACTTTCAATCCGAGAGAGCTGATTTTTTTCGTACTGCCTATAATATTGAAATAAAAACAGAAACAGAAGTTGTAAAGATCGACCCTAAAAAAAAGGAAATTATTTTAAGAGGGAAATACGAAGGAACGCTCGGCTATGATTCATTGATTTATGCGTTAGGTGCTGAGTCTTCTGTGCCGGATAAATTGATTTCTAAACCTATGAATTTTATTTCATTTAGAACTGCCTCTGACTTACAAACTATTCAAAAGTATATTTTAGAAAATAAGAAAAAAGTCGCTATTATTGGAGCTGGATCTTTTGGGTTGGAAGCAACCGATGGACTTATTCGGGCAGGACTTGAGATTTCCTTGATTGAAAAAAGAAATAATGTTTTTCCTTCGGCAAGTCAGATCGCATCAAAGATGATTGAAAATGAAATTAAATCAAAATGTAAAATCTATAAATCTGCCGAGATTACAGGATTTTATATTGAAAACGAAAAAATTGTATCTATAAAATTAAAAAGCGGAGATTCTATTTCTGTCGATTTTGTCATTTCTGCGATGGGTGTAAAACCAAATACTAAACTACTTTCTTCTGTAGGCGCAAAGGTCACAAAAGAAGGGGCTTTGATTTTAAATTCTTCGGGAAAGACTAACTTGCCTGGGGTTTATGGATGTGGAGCGTGTTGTGCGGTATCGCATGTCGTATATAGAAAAAAGGAATGGATGCCTCAAGCGAGTATTTCAGATAAATTGGCTCAAATTGTAGGTGCGAATGTTGTTGGAGGAAAGTTTGTAATGAATCCGGTAACTAATTCTCTCCTGCTTAGAATTGGTAATTTAGTATATGGTAGAGCCGGTGTGATTTACACTCCAAATCAAAAAATAGCCTCCACTATCGTATTTGCTCCACCGATTGAAAATTTTATTTCTGGTGCGAAGGATATATTTGTACAAATTGTATGGGAGAAAAAGTCAGGGGTTGTGATTGGAGCTGAAATCGTCGGAGAAAGTGGAGTGGATAAGAGATTGGACACAATCGTTATGGCAATTTCCAATAGAACAACAATTCAAAAACTTTCTACGATTGACTTGGGGTATGCACCTCCCTTTAGCCCGGCTAGAGACCCAATTAATGTAGCAGGAACAGTTGCGCTATACGAGAAGAAGAATTTAGTTAAGACGATTGGCTCTGCATCACTTGCGAAAAATCTATCGAAATATTTTATAGTAGATTTGAGTAAGAAGAATGCATTTGCTTCCTCATCAATTCCAAACTCAACAAAAATTCCTTTAGAAGAGTTGAGGGGACGGATCACAGATATTCCAAAAAATAAGCCTATTGTTACTGTATCAGAAACCGGCAGAAGAGGGTATTTGGGTTATAGAGTATTAGTTCAGAGCGGGTATAGAGATGTGGTGAATCTTTCCGGTGGGCTTAGAGCCTATAATTTATCTCTTTGA
- a CDS encoding radical SAM protein, which translates to MIELQIRNEPTEEDRLIFDPYHVFLAGLKNHHISNTAYPISHNVTWREYRVSKETYASYIQSALNRIEEISLYVHIPFCEKKCFYCEYAIVKEKENSLTESYVDYLLKEIDLYDRITDWSSKNISGIDIGGGTPSILNNKLMEKILQKIRNIFPNSQNTKISIETTPKIASHSPEKLKFYQDIGIERISMGIQITDSLLLKKFNREENGEDVFFRATENIRNAGFKKLNIDLMYGFADQSVNSWHETLLKTISLNPDYITLYRMRYKLTKIFKQADRVRLIDVMRHSSLARKILESNGYYSPYGKNTYTKDFNEEGTSEYLTNRVVRGVPYLGFGLGAQSSLDSSVSYNCGASSKQTAPYKSAIDSDKFPIQDLYHLPVSQRIGKFVSVSFYFGGIHLDSFIKKFGFPFDSYFKNEVEFVKHRGLMYETNGWLRSTKKGENFVNGVIALFYAGSIKNLLLQKAKQSTPE; encoded by the coding sequence TTGATAGAACTGCAAATACGCAATGAACCAACAGAGGAAGATCGGCTTATTTTTGATCCTTATCATGTTTTTTTAGCCGGTCTTAAAAATCATCATATATCGAATACTGCCTATCCTATTTCGCATAACGTAACTTGGAGAGAATACAGAGTATCAAAGGAAACTTATGCTTCTTATATCCAGTCTGCATTGAATCGTATAGAAGAAATTTCACTCTATGTCCATATTCCTTTTTGTGAAAAAAAATGCTTTTATTGTGAATACGCCATAGTTAAAGAAAAAGAAAATAGCCTCACAGAGTCTTATGTTGACTATTTGTTAAAAGAGATAGACCTTTATGATAGAATTACAGATTGGTCTAGTAAGAATATTTCAGGGATTGATATTGGAGGTGGAACTCCCTCGATATTAAATAACAAATTAATGGAAAAAATTTTGCAAAAAATTCGTAACATTTTTCCGAATTCTCAAAATACTAAAATTAGTATTGAGACTACACCAAAAATCGCATCCCATTCACCGGAAAAACTAAAGTTCTACCAAGACATAGGAATCGAAAGGATTAGTATGGGAATTCAGATCACCGATTCTCTTCTATTAAAAAAATTCAATAGGGAAGAGAACGGAGAGGATGTATTTTTTCGTGCAACAGAAAATATACGAAACGCAGGATTTAAAAAATTGAATATTGATTTGATGTATGGCTTTGCAGACCAGTCCGTAAATAGCTGGCACGAAACACTCCTTAAAACTATTTCTCTAAACCCGGACTATATCACGTTGTATAGAATGAGATATAAATTGACTAAGATATTTAAGCAAGCAGATAGGGTGAGGCTGATAGACGTTATGCGACATTCTTCTCTTGCACGAAAAATTTTGGAGTCGAATGGTTACTATTCTCCTTATGGAAAAAATACATATACAAAAGATTTTAATGAAGAGGGGACAAGTGAATATTTAACGAATAGAGTTGTCCGTGGGGTACCTTATCTGGGGTTTGGGCTTGGCGCACAGTCTTCTTTGGACTCTTCGGTTTCTTATAATTGTGGGGCATCTTCAAAACAGACTGCCCCATACAAGTCTGCCATTGACTCTGATAAATTCCCTATTCAAGATTTGTATCACCTGCCTGTATCACAGAGGATAGGAAAATTTGTTTCTGTTAGTTTTTATTTTGGAGGAATTCATTTAGACTCTTTTATTAAAAAATTTGGCTTTCCTTTTGACTCTTATTTTAAAAATGAAGTCGAATTTGTAAAGCATAGAGGCTTGATGTACGAAACGAATGGATGGTTACGTTCCACTAAAAAAGGGGAGAATTTTGTCAATGGGGTTATTGCTCTTTTTTATGCAGGCTCGATTAAAAATCTGCTTCTACAAAAAGCCAAACAGTCAACTCCTGAATGA
- a CDS encoding TetR/AcrR family transcriptional regulator — protein MILQSAKKVFSEIGFENCTIRDIVRESGLSPGTFYNNFKDKETIFKLLTENLMHEVRVKTGEVKKRSKTAHSFIKEAYKAYLEVFTKDPYLLKVVERNQVMFRTSVLEGNQLRGLLYELESSLKWAVKKKLIPPVDVELVSLSMAGAGFEMLAKLSRSSNLNVEKLAEFLATLFLGGINKLSKNTSLR, from the coding sequence TTGATTTTACAATCAGCAAAAAAAGTTTTTTCCGAAATCGGATTTGAAAATTGTACGATACGCGATATTGTAAGAGAAAGTGGTTTGTCTCCCGGTACTTTTTACAATAACTTTAAAGACAAAGAAACTATTTTCAAATTACTTACAGAAAATCTAATGCACGAGGTTAGAGTAAAAACTGGAGAGGTTAAAAAGAGATCTAAAACGGCCCACTCTTTTATCAAGGAAGCATACAAAGCGTACTTAGAAGTATTTACAAAAGATCCCTATTTGTTAAAAGTTGTAGAAAGAAATCAAGTCATGTTTCGGACTTCAGTTTTAGAAGGAAATCAGTTGAGAGGTTTGTTATATGAATTGGAATCTTCGTTAAAATGGGCAGTAAAGAAGAAATTAATTCCCCCGGTTGATGTGGAGCTTGTGTCTCTTTCAATGGCTGGAGCTGGATTTGAAATGCTTGCGAAACTTTCTCGAAGCTCTAATTTGAACGTAGAGAAACTCGCGGAATTTTTAGCTACACTATTTTTGGGTGGAATAAATAAACTTTCTAAAAATACATCTCTGAGATAA
- a CDS encoding ABC transporter ATP-binding protein — MFQVKNINKFYRLQDSKIEVLKKVSFSLKKGEIAAIMGPSGSGKSTLLGICAGLDRPDSGNIIFDGDDLTSLSEDSLCKIRSEKIGFIFQNFQLIKTLTALDNVSLPLIISSTLNKEEIQKKAMTLLDQVGLRNRANHFPSQLSGGEEQRVAIARSFINDPVLLFADEPTGNLDSKNGENILKLLLDLNKKFHSTLLLVTHDSKVAKFADKIFLMKDGIMKTKKDKSKIKK, encoded by the coding sequence ATGTTTCAAGTGAAGAACATAAATAAATTTTATAGATTACAAGACTCTAAAATAGAAGTTTTAAAAAAGGTTTCTTTCTCTTTGAAAAAAGGGGAAATTGCCGCAATCATGGGACCGAGTGGATCAGGTAAGTCCACATTGCTCGGAATTTGTGCCGGATTAGATCGCCCCGACTCAGGAAATATTATTTTTGATGGAGATGATCTTACATCTCTTTCGGAGGATTCACTTTGTAAGATTCGATCCGAAAAAATTGGTTTTATATTTCAAAATTTTCAGTTAATCAAAACTCTAACCGCCTTAGATAATGTGAGTTTGCCTTTAATAATTTCTTCAACACTGAATAAAGAAGAGATTCAAAAAAAAGCGATGACTCTATTAGACCAAGTGGGCTTGAGAAATCGAGCGAATCATTTTCCGTCTCAACTTTCAGGTGGGGAGGAGCAAAGGGTTGCTATTGCCAGATCTTTTATTAATGACCCTGTTTTGCTTTTTGCCGATGAGCCTACAGGGAATTTAGATTCTAAAAATGGAGAAAATATTTTAAAGCTACTTTTGGACTTGAATAAAAAATTTCATTCTACTTTACTTCTTGTGACTCACGACTCAAAAGTTGCAAAATTTGCAGATAAGATTTTTCTTATGAAGGATGGAATTATGAAAACAAAAAAAGACAAATCAAAAATCAAAAAATAA
- a CDS encoding ABC transporter permease: MNSSFVIRFLFNEIFSKKNYSLQVVFSVAMGVSAIVGINSYRNTLSLAILHESEQLMGGDLLIESNEKNSEQRKNFITSILPKNTETSEFVNFNSMVYNPKNQETTLSNIKAVQLNYPLRGKLETNPKEIFPNMKIDEILLSPELANNIGAKIGSSLLLGRKQFTLIGFIEKEPGSTGNFLTLAPSAIIRLDSLSDTGLEMRGSRIRYNTLLKFSKKEFAKEYKDKMFSEFIQKDLTLYHSTEIGSGARRFITSTLDYMSLLGISALFLGAISVVVSIRANIKEKLGEIAIIKCLGGNFRFYGKIFTYEILILSFFGTLIGIAAGYCIQFFMPNLTGVEFLVNIKPALPVRSVAYGFFAGCMVPAIVILETMIKIKSVSPMYALKGNEEFSEIKTNFFKKPHLFGVAAIYVSFFLFASVETGSYYYGILLSSVLMALPFLQFIAFVILKKIIFAVIAKFNIGNVFEYSLKKFIRPKNDYILSIIGISSSLTILILSLIFQSSLQSMGDSSSNSKANIFVLDIKEKERIEFEKISEKWGVHGQIIAPVIGARLKSINFKPIEKRKTEKDSLRRDWRSTARTREYFLSYREKIYDSETLVLGKFWDKNSFENQISVEKDFAKVLSVGINDTLQFNVQGVEVSGKITNLRTVSWSDMKPNFVVVFSPQSLENAPKYYLSSFRIEDPVKRYEFQKKLVSLFPSATIVDIEKSSKGILDLLSKISGIIYLISVFIILSSFLLFLSSLYISKSHRLEEASLLRILGGKNVFLRTVYAIEGFIFGLFSFLISLCFACGIEYFVSSEILNITSKFPLIQIIALFVISTFTIVSVFLIHANGILKKPPRNYFQN, from the coding sequence ATGAATTCTTCTTTTGTTATTCGATTTTTGTTCAATGAGATTTTTTCAAAGAAAAACTATTCATTGCAAGTTGTTTTTTCTGTTGCGATGGGAGTTAGTGCGATAGTTGGAATCAATTCATATAGAAATACTTTGAGTCTTGCGATTTTGCATGAATCCGAGCAATTGATGGGGGGAGATTTGCTTATAGAATCGAACGAGAAAAATTCAGAGCAAAGAAAAAATTTTATCACTTCGATTTTGCCAAAAAATACCGAGACCTCTGAATTTGTAAATTTTAATTCAATGGTTTATAATCCGAAAAATCAAGAGACCACTCTTTCCAATATCAAAGCAGTTCAATTAAACTACCCACTGAGGGGAAAATTAGAGACAAACCCTAAAGAAATTTTTCCAAATATGAAAATAGACGAAATTCTCTTATCGCCTGAACTTGCCAACAACATAGGAGCAAAAATCGGGTCGAGCCTTTTATTAGGGAGAAAACAATTTACACTAATCGGCTTTATAGAAAAAGAACCCGGCTCTACAGGAAATTTTTTGACACTGGCTCCATCTGCAATTATTCGCTTGGATTCACTTTCAGACACAGGCCTTGAAATGAGAGGAAGTAGGATTCGTTACAATACTCTGTTAAAATTTTCTAAAAAAGAATTTGCAAAAGAGTATAAAGACAAAATGTTTTCAGAGTTCATCCAGAAAGATTTGACCTTATACCATAGCACAGAAATTGGATCTGGAGCAAGAAGGTTTATTACTTCTACATTGGATTATATGTCGCTACTTGGAATCTCTGCTCTCTTTCTGGGTGCGATAAGTGTGGTTGTATCTATACGAGCCAATATAAAAGAGAAGTTAGGCGAAATAGCAATTATAAAGTGTCTTGGGGGAAATTTTCGATTTTACGGAAAAATATTTACCTATGAGATATTGATTTTATCATTTTTTGGTACGCTGATTGGAATAGCAGCCGGCTACTGCATTCAATTTTTTATGCCCAATCTCACAGGTGTAGAATTTCTTGTGAATATAAAACCGGCTTTGCCTGTTCGGTCCGTGGCGTATGGATTTTTTGCCGGTTGTATGGTACCTGCTATTGTGATCTTAGAAACAATGATTAAAATAAAATCTGTTTCTCCGATGTATGCCTTAAAAGGAAACGAAGAGTTTTCGGAGATAAAAACAAATTTTTTTAAAAAACCTCATCTATTCGGGGTGGCTGCAATTTATGTTTCATTTTTTTTATTTGCGTCAGTTGAAACAGGGAGTTATTACTACGGAATTCTATTAAGCTCTGTGTTGATGGCTTTGCCCTTTTTGCAATTTATTGCTTTTGTTATATTAAAAAAAATCATTTTTGCAGTTATTGCTAAATTTAATATTGGAAATGTTTTTGAGTATTCGTTAAAAAAATTTATTAGACCTAAAAATGATTATATTCTATCTATCATAGGAATATCTTCTTCGCTTACAATTCTGATTCTATCGCTTATTTTTCAGTCGAGTCTTCAATCTATGGGAGATTCATCGAGCAATTCAAAAGCCAATATATTTGTATTGGATATTAAAGAAAAAGAAAGAATAGAGTTTGAAAAGATTTCTGAAAAGTGGGGCGTTCATGGTCAGATTATTGCTCCTGTAATTGGTGCAAGATTGAAAAGTATAAATTTTAAACCTATCGAAAAAAGAAAAACTGAAAAAGATTCTCTAAGAAGAGATTGGAGAAGCACCGCAAGAACAAGAGAGTATTTTCTTTCCTATAGGGAAAAAATTTATGATTCTGAAACTCTTGTGTTGGGAAAATTTTGGGATAAGAATTCTTTTGAAAACCAAATCTCTGTTGAAAAAGATTTTGCAAAAGTGCTCTCTGTCGGGATAAACGATACTCTTCAGTTTAATGTTCAAGGTGTGGAAGTAAGCGGTAAAATTACTAACTTGAGAACCGTAAGTTGGTCGGATATGAAGCCAAACTTTGTGGTAGTATTTTCACCTCAAAGTTTGGAGAACGCTCCAAAATATTATCTCAGCTCATTTAGAATCGAAGACCCTGTAAAGAGATATGAGTTTCAAAAGAAATTGGTTTCACTATTTCCTTCTGCAACAATTGTAGATATAGAAAAATCTTCCAAAGGAATTCTTGATCTCCTTTCAAAAATATCAGGAATCATTTATTTGATTTCTGTTTTTATTATTTTATCTTCTTTTCTTTTATTTTTGTCTTCATTGTATATTTCTAAATCTCATAGACTCGAAGAAGCGTCTCTTTTGAGAATTCTTGGAGGAAAGAATGTATTTCTCCGAACGGTTTATGCAATTGAAGGGTTTATTTTCGGATTATTTTCATTTTTAATTTCACTATGCTTTGCTTGTGGGATTGAGTATTTTGTTTCTTCAGAAATTTTAAACATCACATCAAAGTTTCCATTAATCCAAATAATTGCACTATTTGTAATTTCTACTTTTACAATCGTATCTGTCTTCCTTATTCATGCAAATGGGATATTGAAGAAGCCGCCTCGAAATTACTTTCAAAATTAA
- a CDS encoding inositol monophosphatase yields the protein MAIISPQMEFPIDETHNRLRYISKFTNFFMSEALKIQSDVKIQSLVSDHEEKERMKQAEYRMEKVIIDTIQKEFPQDSILSEEAGFSEGKGNFLWVIDPIDGSMNFVRGIPLFSISIGIEHRETPVAGFVLLPALHTVYSAIYGEGAFKNNNRILVSKTEELQHSLIVSSFPTNRKDILSELMSEITAFIASGRSIRRTGSLVLDICWIAEGVLDGLWEKGIKVWDSSAASVILKEAGGQITGFTGDRFLRGQSDIVCSNGIIHSQIIEILKKVKSGYSLN from the coding sequence ATGGCAATCATTTCCCCTCAAATGGAATTTCCTATAGATGAAACTCATAATAGGTTAAGATATATTTCTAAGTTTACAAATTTTTTTATGAGCGAGGCCTTGAAAATTCAATCAGATGTAAAAATTCAAAGTCTAGTTTCTGATCATGAAGAAAAAGAGAGGATGAAACAAGCTGAATATAGAATGGAAAAAGTTATCATTGATACGATTCAAAAAGAATTTCCACAAGATTCCATATTGAGTGAGGAAGCCGGGTTTTCTGAAGGGAAGGGAAATTTTTTATGGGTGATCGACCCTATTGACGGCTCGATGAATTTTGTGAGAGGGATTCCTTTGTTTTCTATTTCTATTGGAATCGAGCACAGAGAAACTCCAGTTGCTGGATTTGTACTTCTTCCGGCTTTGCATACAGTCTATTCTGCAATATATGGAGAAGGAGCTTTTAAAAACAACAATCGTATTTTAGTTTCAAAAACAGAAGAGCTTCAGCATTCACTTATCGTATCCAGTTTTCCGACTAACAGAAAAGATATTCTTTCTGAACTAATGAGTGAAATAACGGCATTTATAGCTTCCGGCAGAAGTATTCGTAGAACAGGCTCACTCGTTTTGGATATTTGCTGGATTGCAGAAGGGGTCTTGGACGGGCTTTGGGAGAAGGGTATAAAAGTTTGGGATAGCTCTGCTGCTTCTGTTATTTTAAAAGAGGCAGGTGGGCAAATTACAGGATTTACAGGAGATAGATTTTTGCGAGGGCAATCCGATATAGTTTGTTCTAACGGGATTATTCATTCACAAATTATAGAAATTTTAAAAAAAGTGAAAAGTGGATACAGTTTAAATTAG
- a CDS encoding superoxide dismutase: MFKLPQLSYAKNELSPFLNEEQITFHYEKHHKAYIDNLNKFVETDVSLKGKSIEEIVLNSTGGVFNNAAQIWNHTFYWFNIAKKGYGGSISTALNEAIKRDFTSLDELKAKFIDGGVKTFGSGWIWLCTDASGKLSLVSTSNAAVPFTNNGPVPILTADVWEHAYYIDYKNLRAKYLETFWDYINWSFVSENYESKKVRNLTQSMT, encoded by the coding sequence ATGTTTAAATTACCCCAGTTGAGTTATGCAAAAAATGAGTTGTCGCCTTTTCTAAATGAAGAGCAAATTACTTTTCACTACGAAAAACACCACAAAGCCTACATTGATAATTTGAATAAATTTGTAGAAACCGACGTATCATTAAAAGGTAAGTCTATTGAAGAGATAGTGTTAAACTCCACAGGTGGAGTTTTTAATAACGCAGCCCAGATTTGGAATCACACTTTTTATTGGTTCAATATCGCAAAGAAAGGATATGGTGGAAGTATTTCTACTGCTTTAAACGAGGCTATAAAAAGAGATTTTACAAGTCTTGATGAATTGAAGGCAAAGTTCATTGACGGTGGAGTAAAAACTTTTGGTTCTGGTTGGATTTGGCTTTGTACAGATGCGAGTGGTAAACTTTCTTTAGTTTCTACTTCCAATGCAGCAGTTCCATTTACAAATAATGGGCCAGTCCCGATTCTGACTGCAGATGTTTGGGAGCACGCCTACTACATAGATTACAAAAATCTAAGAGCAAAATATTTGGAAACTTTTTGGGATTATATAAACTGGAGTTTTGTGTCCGAGAATTATGAATCTAAAAAAGTAAGAAACCTTACTCAAAGCATGACTTAA